A stretch of DNA from Microbacterium sp. LWS13-1.2:
CTCGGCGCGCACGATGCGCTCGACCTTCTCGAGCACCCGGGCGCGGGCCTCGTCGTCGGGGTAGCGCAGGCTCAGCTCGAGCTTCGCCTCGGCCGGGATGATGTTGTTCTTCAGCCCCGCGTGGATCGAGCCGACGGTGACGACCGCGACGTCGCGCGGGTCGACCTCGCGCGAGACGATCGTCTGCAGCCGCATGACGGTGGCTGCCGCCATCACCACCGGGTCGATGGTGGCCTGGGGCCGCGAGCCGTGGCCGCCACGGCCCAGCAGTGTCACCGTCAGCCCGTCGGATGCCGCCATCTGCGTGCCGCTGCGCACGCCGATGGTTCCCGAGGGAAGCGGCGTGACGTGCTGGCCGAGCACGATGTCGGGCCTCGGGAACCGGTTGAGCACGCCGTCGGCGATCATCGCCTGCGAGCCGGCGCCGTACTCCTCGGCGGGCTGGAAGACGGCGACGATCGTGCCCGACCACTCGTCCTTCGTGGCGACCAGGCGCTCCAGTGCGCCGAGCAGCGCGGTGACGTGCATGTCGTGGCCGCAGGCGTGCATCACCGGCACGTCGTTGCCGGACGGGTCGGTGCCGCGCGCGGTGCTGGCGTACTCGAGGCCGGTCTGCTCGGGCACCGGGAGGGCGTCCATGTCGGCGCGCAGCCACACCACGGGGCCCTCGCCGTTGCGGATAACGGACGCGATGCCGGTCTTGCCGATGCCCTCCTCGAACTCGACGCCGAGCTCCGTGAGGTGCTGCGTGATCACCCCCGCCGTGCGGGTCTCCTGGAAGGACAGCTCCGGATGCCGGTGCAGATCGATGTAGAGCGCTTCGAGGTCGAGGGTCATGGGGTCGAGCCTATCCGCGGGCACGACGCGGGCACCGCCCGGGACGTCCCTGGACGTCCGTGGACGTCCCGCCGCAACCGCGGGAACCGCCGCACATCGCGCGCAAGTGAACGAAGAAGATGGGCGTGAATCGACGTGCAGCCAGGAGGGCGAGACGTCGGGGCCGGGGAGTAAGGCGTCCGGAGGGGAGGCGTCAGGAGGGGAGGCGGGCGGTCGTGCCGCGCACGATGAGCTCGAACGGCAGCTCGCCCGGGCGGTGCGTCGGCGTCTCGGCATCCGTCGACTCGAGCGCCTCGAGGATCGCGTCGGCGGCGCGCTCGCCCTGCCCGAGGGGGAACTGGTCGACCGTCGTGAGGCGGAAGAACTCGCCGAGCTCGTGGCCGTCGATGCCGATCACCGACAGGTCCTCGGGCACGCGGTAGCCGAGTTCCCGCGCGGCCAGAAGCGCGCCGATCGCCATCTCGTCCGAGGCCGCGAAGATCGCCGTGGGCCGGCCGCCGGGCTTGCCGAGCAGCTGCTTGGCGGCGCGGAAGCCGCCCTCGATGGTGAAGTCGGCAGGCTCGAACAGCGACGGGCTGACGGTGATGCCGGCATCCGCCAGCGCCTGCTCGAAGCCCTGCCGGCGCTGCGTGGGGATGTGGAAGTCGATGTCGAACTCGGGGCTCGCGCCGATGTGCGCGATCGCACGGTGTCCGAGGGCGAGCAGGTGCTCGGTGGCCAGGCGCGCGACCGCGACGTCGTCGACCGTCAGGGTGGTCAGGCGCGGGTTGGGTCCGCCGATGGCGATGACCGGCAGGTCGAGCGCGACGAGGCGCTCGGTCTCCTCCTCGCCGAGCTCCAGCGAGATCGCGATGACGCCGTCCACGCGCTGACGTCGGAGGAACGTGTCGAAGATGTCGTGGCGCTCGGCGCGATCGGCGGTGAGGCTGTATAGCGTGATGTCGTAGCCGCGGCGCATGAGCGCCGACGCGATGCCGCTCAGCACCGTCGAGAAGAACCAGCGGTCGAGGAAGGGCACCAGCACGCCGATGTTGCGCGTGCGTCCCGAGGCCAGGCTCGAGGCCGAGGCCGACACCACGTAGCCGAGGCTCTTGGCAGCTGCTTCGACCTTGGCCTTGGCCCCGGCCGAGACGTGGCCGCGTCCGCTCAGCGCGCGCGAGACGGTCGCCGTCGAGACGCCCGCCTGGCGGGCGACCTCGTCGATGCTGACCACGTCGTCACCTCTTCCTCGCGCTCACGGCGCTGCGTGCGCACTCCCGGCCCCGCGGAGCCGGGAGTCACGCCGGCTCAGTCGTTCGTCACCCAGACGGTCGTGTCGGCCGGGAGCTCCCCGCCTGCGACCGGACCGCTCGCCGCGATCACGATACCGCCCGGGAGCGCGATCGGCGTGGAACCGGTGTTCGCGACGACCGTGACATTCCCGTTGCGGAATGCGACGGCATCCGTTCCGTAGCCGTGGACCCACTCGAGCGAGCCGGCGCCCAGCGATCGCGCACGGCGCTCCGCGAGGAGGGTGCGGTACAGCTCGAGCGTGGATCCCTCGACGCCGGACTGCACGTCGCGCGCGAGCGTCGCCCAGTCGGCCGGCTGCGGCAGCCACGACGCGCCGCTCTCGTTGAAGCCGTAGGCCGGGGCATCCGCGTTCCACGGGATCGGCACGCGGCAGCCGTCGCGGCCGTACCGCTCGCCGTTCGTGCGGAACCAGGTTGGGTCCTGACGAGCGTCGCCCGGGATGTCGATGACCTCGGGCAGGCCGAGCTCCTCGCCCTGGTACAGGTAGGCCGAGCCCGGGAGGGCCAGCATGAGCGTCGTGGCGGCGCGGGCGCGGGCCAGACCCACCTCGGGGATCGGCTGACCCGGCGACTCCGGGCCGATGCCGTGACCCTGCGGGTTCTCGGCCGTGAGCGCGAGTCGCGAGGCGTGGCGCACGACGTCGTGGTTCGACAGCACCCACGTGCTCGGCGCACCGACACCGGGGAACGCCTGCAGTGACACGTCGATGACCTCGCGGAGGTCCGCGGCGTTCCACTCGGTCTGCAGGTAGGGGAAGTTGAAGGCCTGGTGCATCTCGTCCGAGCGCACCCATTCGGCTGTGCGCGCGGCGGTCGGCAGCCACGCCTCTGCGGCGAGGGCGCGGTCGCCCTGGTAGTCCTCGAGGATCTTGCGCCAGTCGCGGTACACCTCGTGCACGGCATCCTGGCCCCAGTAGGGCACGTTCTCCTCTTCGCCGCCCATCGACCCGGCCTCCGGGTCGGGGATGTAGTCCGGCAGGCCCTCGGCCTTGACGAGGCCGTGCGCCACGTCGACGCGGAAGCCGTCGACGCCCCGGTCGAGCCAGAAGCGAAGGATGCGGCGGAACTCCTCGCGCACCTCCTCGTTCGACCAGTCGAAGTCGGGCTGCGACGAGTCGAACAGGTGCAGGTACCACTGGCCGGGGCGGCCATCGGCCTCGACGATGCGCGTCCAGGCGGGGCCACCGAAGACGGACTCCCAGTTGTTCGGGGGCAGTTCGCTGTGCGCGCCCTTCCCGTCGCGGAACATGTAGCGCCCGCGCTCGGGGCTGCCGGGCGCGGCGGCCAGCGCCTGCTGGAACCACTCGTGCTGGTCGGAGGAGTGGTTGGGGACGAGGTCGACGATGACTCGGATGCCGCGGTCATGGGCACCGGCGAGCATCGCGTCGAAGTCTGCCAGCGTGCCGAACAGCGGGTCGACGTCGCAGTAGTCGCTGACGTCGTAGCCGGCGTCCTTCTGCGGCGACCGCTGGAACGGGCTCAGCCAGATCGCGTCGATGCCGAGGTGGGCGAGGTCGTCGAGGTGCGAGGTGATGCCCGGCAGGTCGCCGATGCCGTCGCCCGATGCGTCTGCGAAGGAGCGGGGGTAGATCTGGTAGATGACGGCGGTGCGCCACCACTCGCCGCCGACGGGGGCGAGGAACGCGTCCGTGCGCTCAGCGGTCTCTGCGGAAGTCATCCGACCAGTGTACTGCAAGCGCTTACAGTGTGACGTCGAGCCGGCCGGCGTTCCTCAACTGAGGAACAGGGCCGATGTGAGGGCCGAAACGCCGTGGTCGGCCCCTCAGTCCGGCACCGCTCCTCAGTTGAGGAACGACGCGGGCGCCGGATGCGGTGCGGTGGTGGCGAAGGCGCGGATGCGGCGCGGTGATGGCGAAGGCGCGGAGGCGGCGGGAATCGGGCCCGGGCGTAGGGTGGGCGGGTGCTGTCCGAAGCCCTCACGCGCGCCGAGTCCCTGATCCGAACGATCCCCGATTACCCCGAGCCGGGTGTGCAGTTCCGCGACATCACGCCCCTGCTGGCGGATGCCCGGGCCCTGCGCACCGTCATCCACGCGATGATCGCGCCGTTCGAGGGCTCGTTCGACGTCGTCGCCGGCGTCGAAGCCCGCGGGTTCCTGCTCGCTGGCGCGGCCGCGATGGAGGCCGGAGCGGGCCTGGTGCCGATCCGCAAGGCCGGCAAGCTGCCGCTGCCCGCGGCATCCATCACCTACGCGCTCGAGTACGGGACCGCGACGATCGAGGCGCACGACGACATCGCCGGAGGCAGCCGCGTGCTGCTGGTCGACGACGTGCTCGCCACGGGCGGCACCCTGGTCGCCGCGCACCAGCTCGTCGCCGAGCTCGGCGGCGTCGTCGTCGGCACGGCGGTGCTCGTGGAGCTGACCGCGCTCGGCGGGCGCGAGGTCGTCGGCGACGTGCACACGGTCTTCACCGCCTGACCTCGTCACCGAGCCGACGGTCTGCGGCGGGTGCGGGGCGTTTCGTCTCGCTCGTTCCTCGCTCGCCCAACGACCGGAACTCCAGGTCCACGGGTGCTGCGGCGTTCGACGCCGTCGTCGTGATGCCCGTCGACGCTCCCGATGCGCCGGCATCCGTCGTTCGTCGAGTGATTGCGACGCTTCGTCGGGAAGCGCTCCTCGGTCAGGCCGTCTATGGCGGCGTGCCTGGGCATCCCGCGGCGATCACCCTCTCGCACTTCGCCGCGCTGTCCGCCGCGCTGGACGGTGACCGCGGCGCACGACCGTATCTCGTCACCCACGGCGTGGTCGAGGTCGAGTGCAGCGATGTCTGGTCGGGCGCCGACATCGACCACCGGTGACGACACGCGGAGCGCCCACTCACTGGTCGTTGAGCGAGTCGAACACGTCGCACCACCGGTCGTTGAAGGAGGGAGGGAGGGAGCGCCAGCGACCGAGACGAAGCGCCTCGAGCCGTGCCGCTGCGCCGGGTGCGGCGCGTTTCGTCTCGCTCGTTCCTCGCTCGCTCAACGACCGGGGGTGCGGGGCGTTTCGTCTCGCTCGTTCCTCGCTCGCTCAACGACCGGGGTGCACGCTTCAGTCGCCGAGGACGACGTTGATCGGCGTCTCGCCGGCGACGAGGCGCTCGATCTGCGTGCGCACCAGCTTCGCGACGCGGGGGAGCATCGCACTTGAGGCGCCGCCGACATGCGGCGCGATGAGCACGCCGGGAAGGCTCCACAGCGGGTGCCCGTCCGTAAGCGGCTCGGGGTCGGTCACGTCGAGCGCGGCGCGGATCCGTCCGCGACGGATGTGGTCGACGAGCGCCTCGGTGTCGATGAGCGAGCCGCGCCCGACGTTGACGATGAGCGCGCCGTCGGGCAGCGAGGCCAGGAACGCATCGTCCACGATGTGCCGGGTGGCGTCGCCGCCGGGCAGCGTCAGGATCACGATCTCGGCGCGGGGGAGCAGTTCGGGCAGCTCGTCCACCCCGTGCACATGGTCCACGCCGTGCGCGCCGTCCTCGTCGCGGGCGCGGGAGGCCACCGCCGTGAGCTCCACCTCGAACGGCGCGAGGCGCGCGGCGACCGCCTTGCCCACGCCACCGTAGCCGAGCAGCAGCACGCGGCGGTCGGCGAGGCTCTGCGCGAAGACGGGCGCCCAGCGCCCCGCCGCAGTGTCGACCGCGAAAGCGTCGATGTGCCGCTGCGCCGCGATCGCGAGGCCCACGGCCAGTTCAGCCGTGGAGGTCTCGTGCACGGATGCCGCGTTGGCGAAGCGCAGGCCCGCGGGAAGGATGTCGGCGACGCCGTCGAAGCCGATCGACTGACCCTGCACGAGACCGACGTCGACGCCCTCGAGGCGCTCGAGCACGCGCGCCATCGACATGTACGGCGGCACGACGATGTCGAGCCGGTCGCGCGGAGCGGGGCCATCCATCGGCCACACCACCAGCTCGACGCCGGCGGGGAGCTCCCCGAGATCTGCGGCGAGTTCTTCGGTCGGGACGCTGACGACGAGGGCGCGGATGTCACTGCTCACACCATCCACGTTACCGGCGAGGCGACGGGCCGGCGTCGCCGGGCGGCGCTAGGCTCTCGCCCAGCGGACACCGCTGTCCGAGCGGCGCCCCGGAAAGAGGAGGCGGTCGTGGTTCCCGAGATCAACTACTGGGCGGTGCTCATCGCGACGGCGTCGAGCATGGTCGTCGGCTCCATCTGGTACACCCCGAAGGTGTTCGGCACCCGATGGGCGAAGCTCGCGAACGTCGACATGGACCGGCCCGGAGCGACCGCCGTCGTACCGATCGTCGTGACCGTCATCGTCAGCTTCGTGACCGCCTGGGTGCTCGCCGGCGCCTCCTCGATCGCGTGGCACTTCTACGGCGGCAGCTACGTCTGGTCGGCGCTGGCGACCGGCGTCATCCTATGGGCCGGCTTCACCGCGGCGAGGTTCATAACGCACGACGCCTTCGAGGGCCGGCCGTCCTCGCTGACGGTGCTGAACATCGCGCACGAGCTCGTGACGATCGTCGTGATGGCGCTCATCATCGGCGTGTGGCCGCCGGCGGGCACCGTCTGACGCGCGCGCTTCCGGTCGCTCGCCGGCGGATGCCGGTGGTCAGGCGGCCTGTGCCACCACGGCCGCGATGGCCGAGGTGAAGAACGACAGGCCGTCGACGCCCGACCGCATGGCGGCCGCGGTGTCGGGACCGAAGCCCGGCTCGACTGCGTGCTCGGGGTGGGGCATGAGGCCGACCACATTGCCGCGCTCGTTGGCGATGCCGGCGATGTCGCGGAGCGATCCGTTGGGGTTCACTCCGACGTACCGGAACACCACGAGACCCTCGCCCTCGAGGCGATCGAGCTCGCTCTCGGAGGCGATGTAACCGCCGTCGGCGTTCTTCAGCGGGATCACGATCTCCTGGCCGGAGGCGAATTCATGCGTCCATGCCGTGTCGTTGTTCTCGACGCGGAGGCGCTGGTCGCGGCGGATGAACTGCTGGTGCGCGTTGCGGATCAGGCCGCCCGGGAGCAGGTGCGCCTCGACGAGCATCTGGAAGCCGTTGCAGATGCCGAGGATGGGCATGCCCTGCGCCGCGGCATCCTTCACTTCCGACATGACCGGCGCGAGGGCCGCTATCGCTCCCGCGCGCAGGTAGTCGCCGTAGCTGAAGCCGCCCGGCAGCACGAGTCCGTCGACACCGTCGAGGTCGTGAGAGCCGTGCCAGAGGGCGACGGGCTCGCCGCCGGCGATCTCGATCGCGCGCTGGGCGTCACGGTCGTCGAGCGAGCCGGGGAAGGTGATGACCCCGATGCGGGCGGTCATTCCACGACCTCGATGCCGACGACGTCCTCGATCACCGCGTTCGACAGGATCTCGTCGGCGATGCGCTGCGCCTCGGCGAGCACCTCGTCGGTGACCTCGCCCTCGACGGTGAGCTCGAACCGCTTGCCGATGCGCACCGCGCTGAAGTCGGAGACCCCGAGCCGGGCGAATGCGCCCGAGACGGCCTTCCCCTGCGGGTCCAGAAGCTCGGCCTTGGGCATGACGTCGACGACGATGGTGGGCATCCGAATCCTCCTGGCGGCCGCGGGCCGCAGATATCAGTCGTTGAGCGACGAGCGCAGCGAGGAGTCGAAACGCCGGATGTCGCGGGCAGGGGTCCCCTCCAGTCTACGGGCCCCGGCATCCGTCGTATCGACCGCCTGCCGCAGAGCTCGTGACGCAACCGTGATCAAACCGTGGGAGCGCTCCCTTGACTTCGTGGGAGCGCTCCCGTAGCGTGGCGTCTCGATCGATGGGAACGCTCCCACGAACACACCAACCGGCGAGGATCCCTCCGAGCCGATCCTGCAACACACACGACCCTGACAACACAAAGGAGTGACAGTGAACGCACGCGCCTTCCGCAGAAGCGCTGTGGCAATCGCCGCATTCTCA
This window harbors:
- a CDS encoding amidohydrolase, coding for MTLDLEALYIDLHRHPELSFQETRTAGVITQHLTELGVEFEEGIGKTGIASVIRNGEGPVVWLRADMDALPVPEQTGLEYASTARGTDPSGNDVPVMHACGHDMHVTALLGALERLVATKDEWSGTIVAVFQPAEEYGAGSQAMIADGVLNRFPRPDIVLGQHVTPLPSGTIGVRSGTQMAASDGLTVTLLGRGGHGSRPQATIDPVVMAAATVMRLQTIVSREVDPRDVAVVTVGSIHAGLKNNIIPAEAKLELSLRYPDDEARARVLEKVERIVRAEAQASGAEEPPVLVTDHTLPPTINDVHATARLVLAFDAAFGEGTVIDPGMFTGSEDVSWFAREAGVPLVFWFWGGADPVAFAEAFAAGTVERDIPTNHSPFFAPVLQPTLSRGVEALVVAAREFLDTPAD
- a CDS encoding LacI family DNA-binding transcriptional regulator; this encodes MVSIDEVARQAGVSTATVSRALSGRGHVSAGAKAKVEAAAKSLGYVVSASASSLASGRTRNIGVLVPFLDRWFFSTVLSGIASALMRRGYDITLYSLTADRAERHDIFDTFLRRQRVDGVIAISLELGEEETERLVALDLPVIAIGGPNPRLTTLTVDDVAVARLATEHLLALGHRAIAHIGASPEFDIDFHIPTQRRQGFEQALADAGITVSPSLFEPADFTIEGGFRAAKQLLGKPGGRPTAIFAASDEMAIGALLAARELGYRVPEDLSVIGIDGHELGEFFRLTTVDQFPLGQGERAADAILEALESTDAETPTHRPGELPFELIVRGTTARLPS
- a CDS encoding alpha-amylase family glycosyl hydrolase, giving the protein MTSAETAERTDAFLAPVGGEWWRTAVIYQIYPRSFADASGDGIGDLPGITSHLDDLAHLGIDAIWLSPFQRSPQKDAGYDVSDYCDVDPLFGTLADFDAMLAGAHDRGIRVIVDLVPNHSSDQHEWFQQALAAAPGSPERGRYMFRDGKGAHSELPPNNWESVFGGPAWTRIVEADGRPGQWYLHLFDSSQPDFDWSNEEVREEFRRILRFWLDRGVDGFRVDVAHGLVKAEGLPDYIPDPEAGSMGGEEENVPYWGQDAVHEVYRDWRKILEDYQGDRALAAEAWLPTAARTAEWVRSDEMHQAFNFPYLQTEWNAADLREVIDVSLQAFPGVGAPSTWVLSNHDVVRHASRLALTAENPQGHGIGPESPGQPIPEVGLARARAATTLMLALPGSAYLYQGEELGLPEVIDIPGDARQDPTWFRTNGERYGRDGCRVPIPWNADAPAYGFNESGASWLPQPADWATLARDVQSGVEGSTLELYRTLLAERRARSLGAGSLEWVHGYGTDAVAFRNGNVTVVANTGSTPIALPGGIVIAASGPVAGGELPADTTVWVTND
- a CDS encoding adenine phosphoribosyltransferase, which codes for MLSEALTRAESLIRTIPDYPEPGVQFRDITPLLADARALRTVIHAMIAPFEGSFDVVAGVEARGFLLAGAAAMEAGAGLVPIRKAGKLPLPAASITYALEYGTATIEAHDDIAGGSRVLLVDDVLATGGTLVAAHQLVAELGGVVVGTAVLVELTALGGREVVGDVHTVFTA
- a CDS encoding 2-hydroxyacid dehydrogenase; the encoded protein is MSSDIRALVVSVPTEELAADLGELPAGVELVVWPMDGPAPRDRLDIVVPPYMSMARVLERLEGVDVGLVQGQSIGFDGVADILPAGLRFANAASVHETSTAELAVGLAIAAQRHIDAFAVDTAAGRWAPVFAQSLADRRVLLLGYGGVGKAVAARLAPFEVELTAVASRARDEDGAHGVDHVHGVDELPELLPRAEIVILTLPGGDATRHIVDDAFLASLPDGALIVNVGRGSLIDTEALVDHIRRGRIRAALDVTDPEPLTDGHPLWSLPGVLIAPHVGGASSAMLPRVAKLVRTQIERLVAGETPINVVLGD
- a CDS encoding DUF1761 domain-containing protein, whose product is MVPEINYWAVLIATASSMVVGSIWYTPKVFGTRWAKLANVDMDRPGATAVVPIVVTVIVSFVTAWVLAGASSIAWHFYGGSYVWSALATGVILWAGFTAARFITHDAFEGRPSSLTVLNIAHELVTIVVMALIIGVWPPAGTV
- the purQ gene encoding phosphoribosylformylglycinamidine synthase subunit PurQ produces the protein MTARIGVITFPGSLDDRDAQRAIEIAGGEPVALWHGSHDLDGVDGLVLPGGFSYGDYLRAGAIAALAPVMSEVKDAAAQGMPILGICNGFQMLVEAHLLPGGLIRNAHQQFIRRDQRLRVENNDTAWTHEFASGQEIVIPLKNADGGYIASESELDRLEGEGLVVFRYVGVNPNGSLRDIAGIANERGNVVGLMPHPEHAVEPGFGPDTAAAMRSGVDGLSFFTSAIAAVVAQAA
- the purS gene encoding phosphoribosylformylglycinamidine synthase subunit PurS, coding for MPTIVVDVMPKAELLDPQGKAVSGAFARLGVSDFSAVRIGKRFELTVEGEVTDEVLAEAQRIADEILSNAVIEDVVGIEVVE